A stretch of Cyanobacterium sp. HL-69 DNA encodes these proteins:
- the wza gene encoding outer membrane polysaccharide secretin Wza gives MTNKFHPLKILLFHSFLVILIPQQIAWSQNNLNLQTNDPSNFPSVPRGYEPEPFNEGNAQHLNDYRLDFGDSINVSVARFPEFSFSGTLDAQGNVVVPILGRISLRGLTTEEVENKISFELGNRFLREPPQVLAVLTGQRPFNLTVIGEVVRPGYYTVSDGIPMSSLLNLAGGTTNKADMRSIIVRRRLADDSLIEEKLDLYRPLIEGTGEPRIRLQPGDTIVVSALEVGQDQDYDRALIARTNIPQPLIRVRVVAPTGAAGVTLRNINIPNGSSFLDAVALLPEFIPLITNNEVTLMRFDPELGKVVTQSLNVRQTIETGDMAQNLPLREDDVIVVSRTLLGRILGGIRIITQPIRDIFGFTNFIQDAIDGRIFDNNRNNNNIRF, from the coding sequence ATGACTAATAAGTTTCACCCCCTAAAGATACTCTTATTTCATTCTTTCCTCGTGATTCTTATACCCCAACAAATAGCGTGGTCACAAAACAATTTAAACCTTCAAACCAACGACCCATCAAACTTTCCTTCAGTACCCAGAGGTTATGAACCAGAACCATTCAACGAAGGAAACGCACAACATTTAAATGATTACCGTCTTGACTTTGGCGACTCCATTAATGTTTCAGTGGCAAGATTTCCAGAATTTAGCTTTTCGGGGACACTAGACGCTCAAGGAAACGTAGTCGTGCCAATTTTAGGGCGCATATCCCTTCGAGGTTTAACCACCGAAGAAGTAGAAAATAAAATTAGCTTTGAACTGGGAAATCGTTTTTTGCGTGAACCCCCCCAAGTTTTAGCTGTATTAACAGGACAACGCCCGTTTAACCTTACAGTAATAGGAGAAGTCGTTAGACCAGGCTATTATACCGTCAGTGATGGCATACCCATGAGCTCCCTCCTCAACTTAGCTGGAGGTACTACCAATAAAGCAGATATGCGATCTATCATAGTCCGTCGTCGCCTCGCTGATGACAGTTTAATCGAAGAAAAACTAGATCTCTACCGTCCTCTAATCGAAGGAACAGGAGAGCCTCGTATTCGGCTTCAACCCGGAGATACTATCGTTGTTTCTGCCCTCGAAGTTGGACAAGATCAAGATTATGATCGAGCACTCATAGCCCGTACTAATATTCCCCAACCTCTTATCAGAGTTAGAGTGGTAGCACCCACGGGTGCGGCAGGAGTAACCCTCAGAAATATTAATATTCCTAACGGTAGTTCCTTCCTCGATGCAGTGGCACTTCTACCTGAGTTTATTCCTCTAATTACCAACAATGAAGTAACCCTAATGCGTTTTGATCCAGAGTTGGGTAAAGTAGTCACTCAATCTCTTAACGTTCGTCAAACCATAGAGACAGGAGATATGGCTCAAAATCTTCCTCTACGGGAGGATGATGTTATTGTGGTGAGTCGTACTCTCTTAGGGCGTATCTTGGGAGGTATCAGAATTATCACTCAACCCATTAGAGATATTTTTGGTTTTACTAATTTCATCCAAGATGCCATTGATGGCAGAATATTTGATAATAATCGGAATAATAATAATATCCGTTTCTAA